In Bradyrhizobium sp. CCBAU 051011, the following are encoded in one genomic region:
- a CDS encoding acyl-CoA carboxylase subunit beta has product MNWKPELDELARREAFAREMGGVDKVKRQHDQGRLTVRERIDRLIDKNSFHEIGAISGIAEYDESSELKHLTPANCVFGRGRVDGRTVVVVGDDFTVRGGSADASISAKPLMAEEMAHDFRLPIIRVIEGSGGGGSVKTIETRGAANLPGGVGGTRWYWFTTANMARVPVVALGIGSVAGLGAARLAASHYSVMTRNSAMFVAGPPVVKRLGQDLTKQELGGAEIQTRAGGVDDAVDTEEEAFERARRFLSYLPSSVYDLPPTTPCSDDPERADESLLKAVPRNRRQVYKMRPIIDAVVDKGSFFEVNSNFGRPVITGLARLEGRAVLLLASDPFHYGGSWTAEACQKVVRWVDFAETFHLPVVYLMDCPGFMIGLEAEKSATIRHGVRAMAAVNQSTVPWCTIIVRNAFGVAGVVHQPANRYSMRYAWPSAYWGSLPLEGGIEAAYRADIDAAEDPALKLKEIEERLNKLRSPFRSAEKFWVEEVIDPRKTRSLLCEFARLAEPIRSVGPPTNMSTRP; this is encoded by the coding sequence ATGAACTGGAAGCCGGAGCTCGACGAGCTCGCTCGGCGCGAAGCGTTCGCGCGCGAGATGGGAGGCGTTGACAAGGTCAAGCGCCAGCATGACCAGGGCCGGCTCACGGTTCGTGAGCGCATCGACAGACTGATCGACAAGAATTCCTTCCACGAGATCGGCGCGATTTCCGGCATTGCCGAATACGACGAGAGCAGTGAACTCAAGCACCTGACGCCGGCCAACTGCGTGTTCGGCCGCGGCAGGGTCGATGGCCGTACCGTGGTGGTGGTCGGCGATGATTTTACCGTGCGCGGCGGCTCGGCCGACGCCTCGATTTCGGCCAAGCCGCTGATGGCCGAGGAAATGGCGCATGATTTCCGCCTGCCGATCATCCGCGTGATCGAGGGCTCGGGCGGCGGCGGTTCGGTGAAGACGATCGAGACGCGCGGCGCGGCCAATCTGCCCGGCGGCGTCGGCGGCACCCGCTGGTACTGGTTCACGACGGCGAACATGGCGCGCGTGCCCGTGGTCGCGCTCGGGATCGGTTCGGTCGCGGGCCTTGGCGCTGCGCGGCTGGCCGCCAGCCATTATTCGGTCATGACCCGGAATTCCGCGATGTTTGTTGCGGGACCGCCGGTCGTCAAACGCCTCGGCCAGGATTTGACCAAACAGGAGCTCGGCGGCGCCGAGATCCAGACCCGCGCCGGCGGTGTCGATGATGCCGTCGACACTGAGGAGGAGGCGTTCGAACGCGCGCGGCGTTTTCTGTCCTATCTGCCGTCATCGGTGTACGACCTGCCGCCGACCACGCCCTGCAGCGACGATCCGGAGCGCGCCGACGAGTCGTTGTTGAAGGCCGTGCCGCGCAACCGCCGCCAAGTCTACAAGATGCGCCCGATCATCGACGCCGTCGTCGACAAGGGTTCGTTCTTCGAAGTGAACTCCAATTTCGGCCGCCCGGTCATTACCGGGCTTGCCCGGCTGGAAGGCCGCGCGGTGCTGCTGCTCGCCAGCGATCCCTTCCACTACGGCGGATCGTGGACGGCGGAAGCGTGCCAGAAGGTGGTGCGTTGGGTCGATTTCGCCGAAACCTTCCATCTGCCCGTCGTCTATTTGATGGATTGCCCCGGTTTCATGATCGGGCTCGAGGCCGAGAAGTCGGCGACCATCCGGCACGGCGTGCGCGCGATGGCCGCCGTGAACCAGTCGACCGTGCCCTGGTGCACCATCATCGTGCGCAACGCGTTCGGTGTGGCCGGTGTCGTGCATCAGCCGGCCAACCGCTATTCGATGCGCTATGCCTGGCCGTCGGCCTATTGGGGCTCGTTGCCGCTGGAAGGCGGCATCGAAGCGGCCTACCGCGCCGATATCGACGCCGCCGAGGATCCGGCGTTGAAGCTGAAAGAGATCGAGGAACGCCTCAACAAGCTGCGCTCGCCATTCCGCTCGGCCGAGAAATTCTGGGTCGAGGAGGTGATCGATCCCCGCAAAACGCGTTCGCTATTGTGCGAATTCGCGCGATTGGCGGAGCCGATCCGCAGCGTGGGTCCGCCAACCAACATGTCGACGCGGCCGTGA